From Actinoplanes oblitus, a single genomic window includes:
- a CDS encoding MFS transporter yields MTRDFRLLASGQTLSWLGNGFQTVALAVAVVTHGGGAGHLGLVMAASVITMLAGTLFGGVWADRLQPRHVMAVSDLVRLLATAGIAAMFAGGGYHLPLLCALTVVSAGAGAFFSPAMSALKPLLVPAQQLQRANATLTMLQTACGVAGPALGGLTVAAFGAPAGFAANAVSFGLSGVFAAMLSVRAERGPRTSMVSELAAGWQEIRGRDWLIGGLFGATVYHIANGMVLVLVQVIAMHRLGGAHALGWISAAEGLGGLLGSALALRFQPRRLLRAGWLALLLMPFWALSYVRPGVLTAILAGAIIGYGGLMFFAVAWETAIQDRVPQAMLGRVASWDYLTSFLAMPLGNALAGPLSARFGVDRVMVACAVVLFASSAAQLLIPGVRTLTRTTEPDVALAPA; encoded by the coding sequence ATGACTCGCGACTTCCGCCTGCTCGCCTCCGGCCAGACCCTCTCCTGGCTCGGCAACGGCTTCCAGACCGTGGCACTCGCCGTCGCCGTGGTCACCCATGGCGGCGGCGCCGGTCACCTCGGGCTGGTGATGGCCGCCTCGGTGATCACCATGCTGGCCGGCACGCTGTTCGGCGGCGTCTGGGCCGACCGCCTCCAGCCGCGCCACGTCATGGCCGTCTCCGACCTGGTCCGCCTGCTGGCCACGGCCGGCATCGCGGCGATGTTCGCCGGCGGCGGCTACCACCTGCCGCTGCTCTGCGCGCTCACCGTCGTCTCGGCCGGCGCCGGCGCGTTCTTCTCCCCGGCGATGAGCGCGCTCAAGCCGCTGCTCGTCCCGGCCCAGCAGCTCCAGCGGGCCAACGCCACGCTGACCATGCTGCAGACCGCCTGCGGGGTGGCCGGGCCGGCGCTCGGCGGCCTCACCGTCGCCGCCTTCGGCGCTCCGGCCGGCTTCGCCGCCAATGCGGTCAGCTTCGGGTTGTCCGGCGTCTTCGCCGCCATGCTTTCGGTACGCGCGGAGCGCGGTCCCCGTACCTCGATGGTCAGCGAACTGGCCGCCGGCTGGCAGGAGATCCGTGGCCGTGACTGGCTGATCGGCGGACTGTTCGGCGCCACGGTCTACCACATCGCCAACGGGATGGTCCTGGTGCTGGTCCAGGTGATCGCCATGCACCGCCTCGGCGGCGCGCACGCCCTCGGCTGGATCTCGGCCGCCGAGGGCCTCGGCGGCCTGCTCGGCTCGGCGCTGGCCCTGCGCTTCCAGCCCCGCCGGCTGCTCCGGGCCGGCTGGCTGGCCCTGCTGCTCATGCCGTTCTGGGCGCTGTCCTACGTTCGGCCCGGCGTGCTCACCGCGATCCTCGCCGGCGCCATCATCGGATACGGCGGCCTGATGTTCTTCGCGGTGGCCTGGGAGACCGCCATCCAGGACCGGGTCCCGCAGGCCATGCTCGGCCGCGTCGCCTCCTGGGACTATCTGACGTCCTTCCTGGCGATGCCGCTGGGCAACGCCCTGGCCGGGCCACTCTCCGCCCGTTTCGGGGTCGACCGGGTGATGGTCGCGTGCGCGGTCGTCCTCTTCGCCTCGTCCGCGGCGCAGCTGCTGATCCCCGGGGTCCGCACGCTGACCCGCACCACCGAACCGGACGTCGCGCTGGCGCCTGCCTGA
- a CDS encoding MarR family winged helix-turn-helix transcriptional regulator has protein sequence MEDGVDQHVARWASFWKDEPRFDPEVEGALVRMKHIGRWIERADAAAFAHNAEDFTLQDYKTLHVLMIQPWPTEATPAQLAEAAKVTRAAMTSRLDRLEAAGLVTRTIDATDRRRVLIRPTPRGREMWDRYIFEGIARDQAALAALSPAEVVQLNALLRKVLLALGE, from the coding sequence GTGGAAGACGGTGTGGATCAGCATGTGGCCCGGTGGGCGTCGTTCTGGAAGGACGAGCCGCGGTTCGATCCGGAGGTCGAGGGCGCCCTGGTGCGGATGAAGCACATCGGGCGCTGGATCGAGCGGGCCGACGCGGCGGCGTTCGCGCACAACGCGGAGGACTTCACGCTGCAGGACTACAAGACCCTGCACGTGCTCATGATCCAGCCGTGGCCGACCGAGGCGACCCCGGCGCAGCTGGCCGAGGCGGCGAAGGTGACCCGGGCGGCGATGACCAGCCGGCTCGATCGCCTGGAGGCGGCCGGTCTGGTGACCCGGACGATCGACGCCACCGACCGGCGGCGGGTGCTGATCCGGCCCACGCCGAGGGGCCGGGAGATGTGGGACCGCTACATCTTCGAGGGCATCGCCCGCGATCAGGCGGCCCTGGCGGCCCTCTCGCCGGCCGAGGTGGTGCAGCTCAACGCCCTGCTGCGAAAGGTCCTGCTCGCCCTGGGGGAGTGA
- a CDS encoding response regulator transcription factor, with the protein MSTSPAPTTRTKVLLVDDHDLIRKGLRHAFERDRQFEVVGEAATAAEAVRQAGALQPDVVIMDLRLPDGSGLEATRALRKNNANMGIVVLTMYAGDDQLFGALEAGASAFVPKTAPADEVVAAARHAASAPSAFTAADLAEAMKRRLAPSGPQLSPREGQVLRLLADGMSVAGIAKQLFVSESTAKTHISKLYEKLGAANRAQALMTALRLGLLEAPDAPKF; encoded by the coding sequence ATGTCGACCAGTCCTGCGCCGACGACGCGCACCAAGGTCCTCCTTGTCGACGATCACGACTTGATCCGTAAGGGGCTGCGACACGCATTCGAGCGCGACCGTCAGTTCGAGGTCGTCGGCGAGGCGGCGACGGCCGCGGAGGCGGTGCGTCAGGCCGGCGCGCTGCAGCCGGATGTCGTGATCATGGATCTGCGGCTGCCCGACGGCAGCGGCCTGGAGGCCACCCGAGCCCTCCGGAAGAACAACGCCAACATGGGCATCGTGGTGCTGACCATGTACGCCGGCGACGACCAGCTCTTCGGCGCCCTCGAGGCCGGGGCCAGCGCGTTCGTGCCCAAGACCGCGCCCGCCGACGAGGTCGTCGCGGCCGCCCGGCACGCCGCGTCGGCGCCCAGCGCGTTCACCGCGGCCGACCTGGCCGAGGCGATGAAGCGGCGGCTCGCCCCGTCCGGCCCGCAGCTGTCCCCGCGCGAGGGTCAGGTGCTGCGGCTGCTGGCCGACGGCATGAGCGTGGCCGGGATCGCCAAGCAGCTGTTCGTCTCCGAGTCGACGGCGAAGACCCACATCTCGAAGCTCTACGAGAAACTGGGTGCGGCGAACCGGGCGCAGGCGCTGATGACGGCGCTGCGGCTGGGGCTCCTGGAAGCCCCCGACGCCCCGAAATTCTAA
- a CDS encoding sensor histidine kinase: protein MPALASGSTRIRPLEAASRVIMLALVAVLTVIATNDPRQLGWIALLAVAALPAFFFRGHPILAPAGRFAEVIVTGLAAGSIARASDGVAQGFGAEAILPYLAVPLLTAALRRKPTEGAALLGVAAVALVAGGALADPKAVLAEPGYLAAGGQWLVLGAIVTFAAEAMRQFLQPAEPTPQPYAEATRLLTQLRSVARSLPGATLDPGGISEHLLEELRAVAPGHRAAVLSASGGGRLVVLAQTGAERVDWETTLDADSAIADAWATQQPHVASRSQARTHRGGEVSSLVIPLVAGVRTIGLVILETDAAGAYPPAVVQSVTEVTGPAALRLEAALLFDDVRSLATNEERQRLAREIHDGVAQELVMVGYGIDNAQATLPEGAEETAEELRALRGEVTRVITELRLSLFELRSEVDRNGGLAAAIAEYARTLGTSAGLRVHFTFDESTARLPAATEAELLRIAQEAITNARKHAGASNLWVTCTVDPPYAEIEVSDDGKGFADNRPDGRYGLTIMAERAERIRGRLKITPRHPSGTTVAVVLGTPPRRDSVRDSVSAPEGE, encoded by the coding sequence GTGCCAGCCCTAGCCAGCGGATCCACGCGCATCCGTCCGCTCGAAGCCGCGTCGCGCGTGATCATGCTCGCGCTGGTCGCGGTGCTCACCGTGATCGCCACCAACGACCCCCGCCAGCTGGGGTGGATCGCCCTGCTGGCGGTCGCCGCGCTGCCCGCGTTCTTCTTCCGGGGGCACCCGATCCTGGCCCCGGCCGGCCGGTTCGCCGAGGTGATCGTGACCGGCCTGGCCGCCGGCTCGATCGCGCGCGCGTCCGACGGCGTGGCGCAGGGCTTCGGCGCCGAGGCGATCCTGCCCTACCTGGCGGTGCCGCTGCTCACCGCGGCGCTGCGCCGCAAGCCGACCGAGGGTGCCGCGCTGCTCGGGGTGGCCGCGGTGGCCCTGGTCGCCGGCGGCGCGCTGGCCGACCCGAAAGCCGTGCTCGCCGAGCCGGGATACCTGGCGGCCGGTGGGCAGTGGCTGGTGCTCGGTGCGATCGTGACGTTCGCCGCCGAGGCGATGCGCCAGTTCCTGCAGCCCGCCGAGCCCACCCCCCAGCCGTACGCGGAGGCCACCCGCCTGCTCACCCAGCTGCGCAGCGTGGCCCGGTCGCTGCCGGGCGCCACCCTGGACCCGGGCGGCATCTCCGAGCACCTGCTCGAGGAGTTGCGCGCGGTCGCCCCCGGCCATCGGGCCGCGGTGCTGTCGGCCAGCGGCGGCGGCCGGCTCGTGGTGCTCGCCCAGACCGGCGCCGAGCGGGTCGACTGGGAGACCACCCTCGACGCGGACTCGGCGATCGCCGACGCCTGGGCCACCCAGCAGCCGCACGTGGCCAGCCGGTCGCAGGCCCGTACGCACCGCGGCGGCGAGGTCTCCTCGCTGGTGATCCCGCTGGTCGCCGGGGTCCGCACGATCGGCCTGGTGATCCTGGAGACGGACGCCGCGGGGGCGTACCCGCCGGCCGTCGTGCAGTCGGTGACCGAGGTGACCGGCCCGGCCGCGCTGCGCCTGGAGGCCGCGTTGCTCTTCGACGACGTCCGCTCCCTGGCGACCAACGAGGAGCGCCAGCGCCTGGCCCGGGAGATCCACGACGGCGTCGCCCAGGAGCTGGTGATGGTCGGTTACGGCATCGACAACGCCCAGGCCACCCTGCCGGAGGGCGCCGAGGAGACCGCCGAGGAGCTGCGCGCCCTGCGCGGCGAGGTGACCCGGGTGATCACCGAGCTGCGGCTGAGCCTGTTCGAGCTGCGCTCGGAGGTGGACCGCAACGGCGGCCTGGCCGCGGCGATCGCCGAGTACGCGCGGACCCTGGGCACCAGTGCCGGCCTGCGGGTGCACTTCACCTTCGACGAGTCCACCGCGCGGCTGCCCGCCGCGACCGAGGCCGAGCTGCTGCGGATCGCCCAGGAGGCGATCACCAATGCCCGCAAGCACGCGGGCGCGTCGAACCTGTGGGTCACGTGCACGGTGGATCCGCCGTACGCGGAAATCGAAGTCTCCGACGACGGCAAGGGTTTCGCCGACAATCGACCTGATGGCCGGTACGGTCTGACCATCATGGCCGAGCGGGCCGAGCGCATCCGGGGCCGTCTCAAGATCACCCCAAGACACCCCAGCGGGACAACCGTCGCCGTAGTGCTCGGAACCCCGCCCCGGCGCGATAGCGTGCGGGATAGCGTTTCCGCTCCAGAAGGGGAGTAA
- a CDS encoding SRPBCC family protein, whose product MADTSTQSIQVHAPLAKVAAVICDFPAYPEWAEAIKQVTIVEEYEDGYAAQVTFRIDAGVMADEYTLEYAYADDLSRIEWHLVAPSKTQKSQEGSYDLVEAADGTTTVTYSLAVELAIGMLGMFRRKAEKLIMDTALKELKRRVESLPAA is encoded by the coding sequence ATGGCGGACACCTCGACGCAGTCGATCCAGGTCCATGCGCCGCTGGCCAAGGTCGCCGCGGTCATCTGCGACTTCCCGGCCTATCCGGAGTGGGCCGAGGCGATCAAGCAGGTCACGATCGTCGAGGAGTATGAGGACGGCTACGCCGCCCAGGTGACCTTCCGGATCGACGCCGGCGTGATGGCCGACGAGTACACGCTGGAGTACGCGTACGCCGACGATCTCTCCCGGATCGAGTGGCACCTGGTCGCGCCGTCCAAGACGCAGAAGTCCCAGGAGGGCTCCTACGACCTGGTCGAGGCCGCCGACGGCACCACCACGGTGACCTATTCGCTGGCCGTGGAGCTGGCCATCGGCATGCTCGGGATGTTCCGCCGCAAGGCCGAGAAACTGATCATGGATACGGCGCTCAAGGAGCTCAAGCGCCGGGTGGAGAGCCTGCCCGCGGCCTGA
- a CDS encoding ROK family glucokinase, producing the protein MTLTIGIDVGGTKVAGGVVDELGNVLASNRRPTPAEDPAGTRDTIVEVAAELAAQYPEATAVGIGAAAWIDAAGSTVLFAPNLAWRDEPLRDYVAKAVGLPTVLENDANVAAWAEFRFGVAKHADDSMVMITVGTGIGGGIVLGGSLWRGSNGTAGELGHIQSVPDGHPCGCGRLGCLEQYASGNALVRFGRAGARQEPERAAKLIELAGGDPLAITGRQITEAARAGDGVAMDAFAQVGYWLGVALADLAQSLDPQILVIGGGVIDAGPLLMGPAERTYRDQLAQRNRFPVAEVHAAQMGNVAGVVGAADLARRA; encoded by the coding sequence GTGACGCTGACCATCGGAATCGACGTCGGCGGTACCAAGGTGGCCGGCGGCGTGGTCGACGAGCTCGGCAACGTGCTGGCGTCGAACCGCCGGCCGACGCCGGCGGAGGACCCGGCCGGCACCCGGGACACGATCGTCGAGGTGGCCGCCGAGCTGGCGGCGCAGTACCCGGAGGCGACAGCGGTCGGGATCGGTGCCGCGGCGTGGATCGACGCGGCCGGTTCGACGGTGCTGTTCGCGCCGAACCTGGCTTGGCGCGACGAGCCGCTGCGGGACTACGTCGCCAAGGCCGTCGGCCTGCCGACCGTGCTGGAGAACGACGCCAACGTCGCGGCCTGGGCGGAGTTCCGGTTCGGGGTGGCCAAGCACGCCGACGACTCGATGGTGATGATCACCGTGGGGACCGGGATCGGCGGCGGCATCGTGCTGGGTGGCAGCCTCTGGCGCGGCTCCAACGGCACCGCCGGCGAGCTGGGCCACATCCAGTCGGTGCCGGACGGGCATCCGTGCGGCTGCGGCCGGCTCGGCTGCCTGGAGCAGTACGCGAGCGGCAACGCCCTGGTCCGGTTCGGCCGGGCCGGCGCCCGGCAGGAGCCGGAGCGCGCCGCCAAGCTGATCGAGCTGGCCGGCGGCGACCCGCTGGCCATCACCGGCCGGCAGATCACCGAGGCGGCCCGGGCCGGCGACGGCGTGGCGATGGACGCGTTCGCCCAGGTCGGCTACTGGCTCGGGGTGGCCCTGGCGGATCTCGCGCAGAGCCTGGACCCGCAGATCCTGGTGATCGGTGGCGGCGTGATCGACGCCGGCCCGCTGCTGATGGGCCCGGCCGAGCGGACCTATCGCGATCAGCTCGCCCAGCGCAACCGCTTCCCGGTCGCCGAGGTGCACGCCGCCCAGATGGGCAACGTGGCCGGCGTGGTCGGCGCGGCGGATCTCGCCCGGCGCGCCTGA
- a CDS encoding endonuclease/exonuclease/phosphatase family protein — protein MSGVPLRVLGWNVHGLKDDRAALVSLIRELAPDVLVLQEAPRRFRWRHRSAALAGECGLVVAAGGLPALGNLLLVSLRVAVGETWCLRYPLTPGRHLRGAFFARCRVRGAAFTVSGSHLATDPAERPAQAMHWKTELAALTGPVIASADLNEGPGGGAWRTVEDGLLTTKDDEPTFPATAPSRRIDGIFVSPDVQIERYEIIATDRARVASDHLPVLADLLLPSG, from the coding sequence ATGTCCGGGGTGCCGTTGCGGGTGCTCGGCTGGAACGTGCACGGGTTGAAGGACGACCGGGCCGCGCTGGTGAGCCTGATCCGTGAACTGGCCCCGGACGTCCTCGTGCTGCAGGAGGCCCCGCGCCGGTTCCGCTGGCGGCACCGCAGCGCCGCGCTGGCCGGCGAGTGCGGGCTGGTGGTGGCGGCCGGTGGGCTGCCCGCCCTGGGCAACCTGCTGCTGGTCAGCCTGCGGGTGGCGGTCGGCGAGACCTGGTGCCTGCGCTACCCGCTGACCCCGGGCCGGCATCTGCGCGGCGCGTTCTTCGCCCGCTGCCGGGTGCGCGGCGCGGCGTTCACCGTCTCCGGCTCGCACCTGGCCACCGATCCGGCCGAGCGCCCGGCCCAGGCGATGCACTGGAAAACCGAGCTGGCGGCCCTGACCGGCCCGGTGATCGCGTCCGCCGACCTGAACGAGGGCCCGGGCGGCGGCGCCTGGCGCACCGTCGAGGACGGCCTGCTGACCACCAAGGACGACGAGCCGACCTTCCCGGCCACCGCGCCCAGCCGGCGCATCGACGGGATCTTCGTCAGTCCGGACGTGCAGATCGAGCGATACGAGATCATCGCGACCGATCGGGCACGTGTCGCGAGTGACCATCTTCCGGTCCTCGCGGACCTTCTACTCCCTTCCGGCTGA
- a CDS encoding flavin-containing monooxygenase, with product MHDSPDPGDRRDAVCVVGAGASGLAAVKNLRELGFQVDCYERETAVGGAWNWRHDRSPMYAGTHLISSRPLTEFPDFPMPDSWPDYPHHSQVLSYLERYSAHFGLGEHIWFGMEVVSAVPLEAGGWEVTTRSIGGGSSRTSRYAALVVANGHNWDPRRPSIPGEFRGRVLHASAYKDPSLLRGRKVLVIGGGNTGCDIAVEAAQQAGQVWHSTRRGYWYAPKYLLGRPADQVNDRLLRWRLPLPARQWLYRRAVRLTTGDLTRFGLPEPDHQPYESHPIVNSQLPYYLGHGRITPVPDVTSFDGPEVELADGRRIEPDLVITATGYRPRFEFLDPGLLDADEHGRPDLHLHTFARKNPTLAVIGLVQPDAGVFPLAHWQSVAAARWLRLRQTDPARAAEVQRTESAKPLASWSRRRVVKTERHWFEVDHVDYLRSLESLLNEMEPVA from the coding sequence GTGCACGACTCCCCGGACCCGGGCGACCGCCGCGACGCCGTCTGCGTCGTGGGTGCCGGCGCCAGCGGCCTCGCCGCCGTCAAGAACCTGCGTGAGCTCGGCTTCCAGGTGGACTGCTACGAGCGGGAGACCGCCGTCGGCGGCGCCTGGAACTGGCGGCACGACCGCAGCCCGATGTATGCCGGCACCCACCTGATCTCGTCCCGGCCGCTCACCGAGTTCCCCGACTTCCCGATGCCGGACAGCTGGCCCGACTATCCGCACCACAGCCAGGTGCTCAGCTACCTGGAGCGGTACTCCGCGCACTTCGGCCTGGGTGAGCACATCTGGTTCGGGATGGAGGTGGTCTCGGCGGTGCCGCTCGAGGCCGGCGGCTGGGAGGTGACCACCCGGTCCATCGGTGGCGGTTCGTCCCGCACGTCGCGGTACGCCGCGCTGGTGGTGGCCAACGGGCACAACTGGGATCCGCGGCGGCCGTCGATCCCCGGGGAGTTCCGGGGACGGGTGCTGCACGCCTCGGCGTACAAGGACCCGTCGTTGCTGCGCGGCCGCAAGGTCCTGGTGATCGGCGGCGGCAACACCGGCTGCGACATCGCCGTGGAGGCCGCCCAGCAGGCCGGCCAGGTGTGGCATTCGACCCGGCGCGGTTACTGGTACGCCCCCAAGTACCTCCTCGGCCGCCCCGCCGACCAGGTCAACGACCGGCTGCTGCGGTGGCGGCTGCCGCTGCCGGCGCGGCAGTGGCTGTATCGCCGGGCGGTGCGGCTGACCACCGGCGACCTGACCCGGTTCGGGCTGCCGGAACCGGACCACCAGCCGTACGAGAGTCACCCGATCGTCAACAGCCAGCTGCCGTACTACCTGGGCCACGGCCGGATCACGCCGGTGCCGGACGTGACGTCGTTCGACGGGCCGGAGGTCGAACTGGCCGACGGCCGGCGGATCGAGCCGGACCTGGTGATCACCGCTACCGGTTACCGCCCGCGCTTCGAGTTCCTCGACCCCGGGCTGCTCGACGCCGACGAGCACGGCCGCCCCGACCTGCACCTGCACACCTTCGCCCGGAAGAACCCGACGCTCGCGGTGATCGGCCTGGTGCAGCCGGACGCCGGGGTGTTCCCGCTGGCCCACTGGCAGAGCGTGGCGGCCGCGCGCTGGCTGCGGCTGCGCCAGACCGACCCGGCCCGGGCCGCCGAGGTGCAGCGCACCGAGTCGGCCAAGCCGCTCGCCTCCTGGTCGCGGCGCCGGGTGGTGAAGACCGAGCGGCACTGGTTCGAGGTGGACCACGTCGACTACCTCCGCTCGCTGGAAAGCCTGCTCAACGAGATGGAGCCGGTCGCGTGA
- a CDS encoding alpha/beta hydrolase, with the protein MTAFDLLRFRDWTDPVPPAAREVVSLPPDEERGRPPVLFVPGHRHGAAVFAEHWLPRTAGRGFPAHALTPRPGGDLRARAHDVVQTAAGLPRQTVLVGHGTGAAAVAQALGRYPARAAVLVAPVLGGWRRTVPPRPVGAPPVLVVGSPDDRVVAGKALDRAAAGYGEAPLMFPGMGHDMMLEDSWAEPIDAILDWLEKLVR; encoded by the coding sequence GTGACCGCTTTTGATCTGCTGCGGTTCAGGGACTGGACCGATCCGGTGCCGCCCGCCGCGCGGGAGGTCGTGTCGTTGCCGCCGGACGAGGAGCGGGGCCGGCCGCCGGTGCTGTTCGTGCCGGGCCACCGGCACGGCGCCGCGGTCTTCGCCGAGCACTGGCTGCCGCGGACGGCCGGGCGCGGCTTCCCGGCGCACGCGCTCACCCCGCGCCCCGGTGGCGACCTGCGCGCGCGGGCGCACGACGTGGTGCAGACCGCCGCCGGGCTGCCCCGCCAGACGGTGCTGGTCGGGCACGGGACCGGCGCGGCGGCCGTGGCCCAGGCGCTGGGCCGCTACCCGGCCCGGGCGGCGGTGCTGGTGGCACCGGTGCTCGGCGGCTGGCGCCGGACCGTCCCGCCGCGCCCGGTCGGCGCGCCGCCGGTGCTGGTGGTGGGCAGCCCGGACGACCGGGTGGTGGCCGGCAAGGCGCTGGACCGGGCGGCCGCCGGGTACGGCGAGGCGCCGCTGATGTTCCCCGGCATGGGCCACGACATGATGCTGGAGGACAGCTGGGCCGAGCCGATCGACGCGATCCTGGACTGGCTGGAGAAACTAGTTCGGTAG